The nucleotide sequence AGATCGTGGTGAACCAGTTGCTGGTGCCACAGGCGCTCTCCCGTGTTGGCATCGAGAGCCACCACCGAGTTGGCAAAGAGGTTTTCACCCCAGCGGTCCGCGCCATAAAAATCCGGACCGGCCGTTTCGGTGGAGAGAAAAACAATGCCACGTTCCGTATCCAGCGCCAGCCCCGACCAGTCGGAGGCGCCGCCCGTTTTCTCCAGATAACCTTCCGGCCAGGTTTCCGAACCAAACTCACCCGGGCGCGGCAGGGTGTGGAAAATCCATTTTCTCTCTCCGGTAAATTTGTCAAAGGCCCGCACGGCGCCCGGAACATCTTCAGCGACATTGGTGCCGATGATGATCAGGTCCCCGTAAATCTGACCAGGGGTATTGATAAAGACATTGGGCGTGTCGTCCACGTCCAGGTTCTCGCCTATGTGAATCCAGCCGCCCTTGCCAAAGGAAGTAACCAGCTTACCGGTAAGAGCATCGATGGTGTAAAGGTAACTCCCTTTCATGGTGAGGATGCGTTTATTTTCCCCATCCTCCCAGAACATGAGTCCGCGCTGGTTCCTGTCAGCCAGATTCTCGTGAATGTCGTCCGGATCGAATGTCCAGAGGGCTGCTCCCGTCGCTCCATCCAGGGCAATCACCCGGCTCCTCGGCGTCGCCGTATAAACGATGCCATCGATCACCAGATTATTGGTCTGATACATGGCCTTGTCCCCGGTTTCATAAGTCCACGCCACTTCCAACTGCTTCACATTACTCCGATTGATCTGGTCCAACGTGGAGTATTGGTTGCTGGTGGGATGACCGAGGTAATGGGCCCAGTCAGCGCCGGCAGCCTGGACTTCCGGTTCGGATTTCTTGCAGGCCTGCGGTAAAATGCCCAGGCAACTGATTGCCAGGATGCGGAGGAGGTTAGGGGAAAAACGGTTGGTCATAATGGCGGGATAAATGTGGACCTTCGCCCGTTAGGGTAGTTAGCCGGAGATGGCGTTACAGGCGGAGGCTGGAATTGGTTTTTATTTCATGTACTTCGCCGCTGGCATCAAGCCAAACGTCGAACTTAGGACTCCGGTTTGTCCGGAGTTCCAGAAGCTTCTTTTTCGCCGTAGGTTGCCTGGGATTCATAAACCAAAGGATAGACTCCAGGATCCCTAATCGAATTCAGTGAAAGGTCCACGTCAAGTTCCGGCCAGCGCAAATGCTCCTCACTTTCATCAACTACGGAAAAAACCTTGCTAACAGATGCCTCCCTAAACCAGGGGAATTCCTCAAAAGAGAGGAAGTATTCTTTTCCCCTATGCAAGAGCCAGATTCCGAAGGGGGAAATATCCGTGACTTCAGAGGCCGAAGTGTCTGTTCCAATGCTGCCGTATTTCATCTTTTTTTTCTCTTACAATTTCTTCCAACTCTTTCAGTTCCTTCGGGGAAAGTCCACGATGGACTGCAAGCGCGATTTCCGGTTCCAACCAGAACTTTGCTTCACCGTCCGGCGATCGCAC is from Verrucomicrobiota bacterium and encodes:
- a CDS encoding DUF2442 domain-containing protein, whose product is MKYGSIGTDTSASEVTDISPFGIWLLHRGKEYFLSFEEFPWFREASVSKVFSVVDESEEHLRWPELDVDLSLNSIRDPGVYPLVYESQATYGEKEASGTPDKPES
- a CDS encoding DUF4160 domain-containing protein: MSPTIFQFRNYRFFFFSREEPRIHVHVRSPDGEAKFWLEPEIALAVHRGLSPKELKELEEIVREKKDEIRQHWNRHFGL